A genomic window from Candidatus Andeanibacterium colombiense includes:
- a CDS encoding TrbC/VirB2 family protein, with amino-acid sequence MTVAASLLTPDGENALGGAADWITGLLAGTLTTSLCVIAVACLGFLLLTGQLAIRRGGQVIMGCFVLLGASTFALALRGLGSELAGDNQAPVPLVIERQVRPPLPPANYDPYAGASLRRKDK; translated from the coding sequence ATGACAGTCGCCGCCTCCCTGCTCACGCCCGATGGTGAAAACGCGCTCGGGGGCGCGGCTGACTGGATCACCGGCCTTCTGGCGGGAACGCTGACCACCTCCCTCTGCGTGATTGCGGTCGCGTGTCTAGGTTTTCTGCTGCTGACGGGCCAACTCGCGATCCGGCGGGGAGGGCAGGTGATCATGGGCTGCTTCGTGCTGCTGGGCGCCTCGACATTCGCGCTTGCCTTGCGCGGACTGGGCAGCGAACTCGCCGGAGATAACCAGGCACCGGTGCCGCTGGTGATCGAACGCCAGGTTCGCCCGCCGCTGCCACCTGCAAATTACGATCCCTATGCCGGTGCCTCGCTGCGCCGGAAGGACAAGTGA
- a CDS encoding Calx-beta domain-containing protein — protein MGNKRLSVARAIGFFVAASLPSSLLASETITYTYDARGQVVGVDRSGTVNNGQSVDITYDKAGNRTNYTATGASTTADLSIGNATATEGGDLVFTVTRSGVTSIAASASYATADVTALAGSDYTAASGTVSFASGETSKTITVATTDDAAIESAETMTVTLSGASGGAAIASATGTGTITDNDTPPSISVSDATATEGSNLSFTVTLSAVSGNTVTVAYASADGTANAGTDYTAASGTLSFAPGEISKTVAVTTTTDSYVESAESMSLGLSSPTNATIADGSGAGTINDDGDPDVTFSISDASITEGGNLTFLVTKSGLTLSTVSVSYATSNGTATAGSDYTATSGTLSFNLLEYIKTITVPTTDDTVQEALETLNLTLSSPTGGAGLTDYVGVGSITDNDSPTLAIADASTTEGGTLSFTVTRGGDSSSAVSVSYATSNGTATAGSDYTATSGTLSFASGETTKTISVSTTDDAASESAETLTVTLSSPVGATLADATATGTIADNDTPAQFAIGNASVAEGGTLSFTVTRSNNTAIAASVNYATANGTATAGSDYTAASGTLSFAAGETSKAVTVTTTNDSTTESDETLTVTLSSPSSGATITTATGTGTILDNDGALLAIGAASATEGGALTFTVTRSNVTTTAVTVNYATSGTTATSGTDFTATSGTLSFAAGQTSKTITVSTINDTEIEDAETLKVTLSSPSSGATITTAVGVGTINDNDTGLSINNRTVTEGTAFTFTVTRAGVTTGSTSVNYATSNVTATAGSDYTATSGTLTFAAGETTKTITVNTINDSLAEADETLNVTLSSPTGGAVLTDALGVGTIESDELGFLISDESHNESGSFTFTVTKVGTATGTTTVNYATSNGTATAGSDYTAKSGTLSFAASITSKTFTVSITSDTVAESDETVIVTLSSPSAGTLIDATGVGTILDND, from the coding sequence ATGGGCAACAAGCGCCTTTCGGTCGCGCGGGCGATCGGTTTTTTTGTGGCAGCAAGCTTGCCGTCATCTCTCCTCGCCAGCGAGACGATCACCTACACTTATGACGCGCGCGGGCAGGTTGTAGGGGTCGATCGCTCGGGCACGGTCAACAACGGCCAGTCGGTAGATATAACTTACGACAAGGCGGGCAATCGCACCAATTACACCGCGACAGGGGCGAGCACGACTGCAGATCTTTCGATCGGCAATGCGACCGCCACTGAAGGCGGAGACCTGGTCTTCACGGTAACCCGCTCGGGCGTAACTTCGATTGCGGCCAGTGCAAGCTATGCGACCGCGGATGTCACCGCGCTCGCAGGCAGTGACTATACTGCCGCCTCCGGTACGGTGAGCTTCGCCTCGGGCGAGACCAGCAAGACGATTACCGTCGCAACCACCGACGATGCCGCGATCGAGTCTGCCGAGACCATGACGGTTACCCTGTCAGGCGCGTCCGGCGGCGCGGCGATCGCAAGTGCGACCGGTACCGGCACCATTACCGATAACGATACGCCTCCTTCAATCTCTGTGTCGGATGCGACCGCAACCGAGGGCAGTAACCTCAGCTTCACCGTGACACTTTCAGCCGTCAGCGGGAACACGGTGACGGTTGCCTATGCGTCCGCCGATGGCACGGCGAACGCCGGGACCGACTATACCGCCGCCTCAGGCACGCTGAGTTTCGCGCCAGGCGAGATCTCGAAAACCGTCGCGGTCACGACCACGACCGACAGCTATGTCGAGTCTGCCGAGTCCATGAGTCTTGGTCTATCCTCGCCGACCAACGCGACGATCGCGGACGGCAGCGGTGCCGGTACGATCAACGACGACGGCGATCCTGATGTAACGTTCTCGATCTCGGATGCGAGCATAACGGAAGGGGGTAATCTCACCTTCCTGGTGACCAAGTCGGGCCTCACGCTCAGCACGGTCTCGGTCAGCTATGCGACGAGCAACGGAACCGCCACGGCGGGATCGGACTATACCGCTACCAGCGGAACGCTGAGCTTCAACCTGCTCGAGTACATCAAGACTATCACAGTGCCGACAACCGACGACACGGTCCAGGAAGCGCTCGAGACCCTCAACCTTACGCTGAGCTCGCCGACCGGCGGGGCGGGGCTGACGGATTACGTCGGGGTCGGCTCGATCACCGACAATGACAGCCCGACCCTGGCGATTGCGGACGCAAGCACGACCGAAGGCGGGACGCTGAGTTTCACAGTGACGCGCGGAGGAGATTCCTCCTCGGCGGTCAGCGTCAGCTATGCGACCTCCAATGGTACGGCCACGGCGGGATCGGACTACACGGCAACGTCCGGGACGCTCAGCTTTGCCTCGGGCGAGACAACCAAAACGATCAGTGTTTCGACGACTGACGATGCTGCCTCCGAAAGCGCGGAGACCCTGACGGTGACGCTCTCGTCGCCGGTCGGTGCGACGCTCGCGGATGCCACTGCGACCGGCACCATCGCGGACAACGATACCCCGGCCCAGTTTGCCATCGGTAACGCCAGCGTCGCGGAGGGCGGAACGCTCAGCTTCACGGTCACCCGTTCGAACAATACCGCCATCGCCGCCAGTGTGAACTACGCAACCGCCAACGGCACCGCGACCGCAGGCAGCGACTACACCGCTGCGTCGGGAACGCTCAGCTTTGCCGCTGGCGAGACCAGCAAGGCGGTCACGGTCACGACCACCAACGACAGCACAACCGAGTCCGACGAGACGCTGACCGTGACGCTTTCCAGTCCTTCGAGCGGGGCTACGATCACCACCGCGACCGGCACCGGAACGATCCTCGATAACGATGGCGCGCTCCTCGCGATTGGTGCGGCGAGCGCTACCGAAGGCGGGGCGTTGACCTTCACCGTGACCCGCTCCAATGTGACGACCACTGCCGTGACGGTGAACTACGCAACCTCCGGTACCACGGCCACTTCGGGTACCGACTTCACCGCAACCTCGGGGACGCTCAGTTTCGCGGCCGGGCAGACGAGCAAGACGATCACGGTCAGCACGATCAACGATACCGAGATCGAGGATGCCGAGACCCTCAAGGTGACCCTGTCCAGTCCGTCGAGCGGCGCCACGATCACTACCGCGGTCGGTGTCGGCACGATCAACGACAACGACACCGGCCTGTCGATCAACAACCGGACGGTAACCGAAGGCACCGCGTTCACCTTCACGGTAACCCGTGCGGGCGTGACCACCGGCTCGACCAGCGTGAACTATGCGACCTCGAACGTCACGGCGACGGCGGGAAGCGATTATACCGCGACCTCCGGTACGCTGACTTTCGCGGCCGGTGAGACGACCAAGACGATCACGGTCAACACGATCAATGACAGTCTCGCGGAGGCGGACGAAACGCTCAACGTCACGTTGTCCTCGCCGACGGGCGGCGCGGTGCTGACCGATGCGCTGGGGGTCGGGACCATCGAGAGCGATGAGCTGGGCTTCCTGATCTCGGACGAGAGCCACAACGAAAGCGGTTCGTTCACCTTCACGGTCACCAAGGTGGGCACGGCTACGGGGACTACAACGGTCAATTATGCGACCAGTAATGGCACTGCGACGGCCGGCTCGGACTATACCGCCAAATCGGGCACGCTGAGCTTCGCCGCGTCAATAACGTCCAAGACCTTCACCGTCAGCATCACGAGCGACACGGTTGCGGAATCCGACGAGACGGTGATCGTGACGCTCTCCAGCCCGTCCGCCGGCACGCTGATCGATGCGACGGGCGTCGGCACGATCCTCGACAATGACTGA
- a CDS encoding DDE-type integrase/transposase/recombinase — MTVAEIIPHIPTICSIVTGKAAMTELGNAEKQEIGRWANNRCENSHLSFRRRERAMLRFRQMKSLQKFASVHANVHNHFNQERHLIDRKTFKERRSAALAEWQTLVS; from the coding sequence GTGACCGTTGCCGAGATAATTCCGCATATCCCCACAATCTGTTCGATCGTCACGGGCAAGGCAGCGATGACCGAGCTCGGAAACGCGGAAAAACAGGAGATCGGGAGGTGGGCGAACAATCGCTGTGAGAACAGCCATTTGAGCTTCCGCAGACGGGAGCGCGCGATGCTCAGGTTCAGGCAAATGAAGTCACTTCAGAAGTTCGCCTCAGTCCACGCGAACGTCCACAACCACTTCAATCAGGAGCGCCACTTAATAGACCGGAAAACATTCAAGGAACGACGCTCGGCCGCACTGGCCGAGTGGCAGACCCTTGTAAGCTGA
- a CDS encoding TrbI/VirB10 family protein, which translates to MSDAAATNGQESADLRPVVRTSGAGNAGLWIFLGALLIGGLFLFQALSARRLEFAEPETRYQSGGGTISSLPPLDVPAQFAVEQAVAPPLPPATLPPPPSGRAPYFPERAVTRVVQAPPAQREAFPGLSPQPPAVFPGAPLPGPSVVYDASIGSRVSAAPGPAAPASAAADERVLATRLANPSVTVPKGTIIPAVLESALDSTRAGQVRAVVSRDVMGFDGSKVLIPRGSRLYGEYASDLNYGQNRALVRWTRLLRPDGAMINLDSPAADPLGRAGVKGKVNSHFWARFGSAILQTVLDIGAGVATRKVDDALVVALPGSTQNLSKVATEGQSQVVPTLTIKQGTSLSVFVAKDLDFSPVEQ; encoded by the coding sequence ATGAGCGACGCGGCAGCCACAAATGGACAGGAATCCGCCGATCTGCGGCCCGTGGTGCGCACCTCCGGCGCCGGCAATGCCGGGCTGTGGATATTCCTCGGCGCGCTTCTGATTGGCGGGCTGTTCCTGTTCCAGGCGCTTTCCGCCCGGCGGCTCGAGTTCGCCGAGCCGGAGACCCGGTATCAAAGCGGCGGGGGCACGATCTCCTCGCTTCCGCCGCTCGACGTGCCGGCACAGTTTGCCGTGGAGCAGGCGGTTGCACCGCCGCTTCCCCCGGCAACGCTTCCGCCGCCGCCCTCGGGCCGGGCGCCATACTTTCCCGAGCGCGCGGTGACCCGCGTGGTGCAGGCGCCGCCGGCGCAGCGTGAGGCTTTTCCCGGGTTATCGCCGCAGCCACCGGCCGTTTTCCCCGGCGCGCCGTTACCGGGACCATCGGTAGTTTACGATGCCAGCATCGGGTCCCGCGTATCCGCTGCGCCAGGCCCGGCGGCCCCGGCAAGCGCCGCCGCCGATGAGCGCGTGCTCGCGACCAGGCTCGCCAACCCGTCGGTCACCGTGCCCAAGGGCACCATCATCCCCGCCGTCCTCGAATCCGCCCTGGACTCAACCCGGGCAGGGCAGGTGCGGGCGGTCGTCTCGCGCGATGTGATGGGGTTTGATGGCTCGAAGGTGCTGATCCCGCGCGGCAGCCGGCTCTACGGCGAATACGCTTCCGACCTCAATTACGGGCAGAACCGGGCGCTGGTGCGCTGGACCCGGCTGCTGCGGCCCGATGGCGCGATGATCAATCTGGACTCTCCCGCGGCCGATCCGCTCGGGCGCGCCGGGGTAAAGGGCAAGGTCAACAGCCACTTCTGGGCGCGGTTCGGCTCGGCGATCCTGCAGACCGTGCTCGACATCGGGGCCGGCGTCGCGACCCGGAAAGTCGATGATGCGCTGGTGGTCGCGCTTCCCGGAAGCACGCAGAACCTCAGCAAGGTCGCGACCGAAGGGCAGTCCCAGGTGGTGCCGACGCTGACAATCAAACAGGGCACCAGCCTGTCGGTATTCGTCGCGAAGGATCTCGATTTCTCGCCGGTGGAGCAATGA
- a CDS encoding TrbC/VirB2 family protein, with product MDPQGSGVLVNAATWMQDTLLGTVATTVAVIAVAMVGFLMLTGRMDWRRGAIVIVGCFILFGAASIVAGIRAASAGG from the coding sequence ATGGACCCTCAAGGCTCGGGCGTTCTGGTCAACGCTGCCACCTGGATGCAGGACACGCTGCTCGGCACGGTTGCCACCACTGTGGCGGTAATTGCCGTCGCTATGGTGGGATTTCTGATGCTCACTGGCCGGATGGACTGGCGGCGCGGGGCGATCGTAATCGTGGGGTGCTTTATCCTGTTCGGCGCGGCGAGCATCGTTGCGGGGATCCGGGCGGCATCTGCCGGGGGATAA
- the virB11 gene encoding P-type DNA transfer ATPase VirB11, which translates to MSEVLDGGVYLDSFLAPLSPYLAEPLVTDIYVNRPGEIWTETLGGAIERHACAALSEPVLMRLARQIAARSSQGISREHPLLAASLPDGARVQVVAPPATRGYLAMAIRKHVAAKLSLADYAAEGAFDGLEPAAHDLGTAPRFRSIGGGEALPFIADAVQQRRNVLISGGTSTGKTTFLGALLREIPADERLILIEDTPELDITHDNAVGLLAARSALSETSLSAEDLLIAALRMRPDRIILGELRGKEAYTFLRTVNTGHPGSMTTIHADSPMRAIEQLALLVLQSGAQLRWDDVLNYVRSSIDVFVQLERSGGRRRVSEVMVRE; encoded by the coding sequence ATGAGCGAAGTGCTGGATGGCGGCGTCTATCTGGACAGCTTCCTTGCTCCGCTCAGCCCTTATCTGGCCGAGCCGCTGGTCACCGACATCTATGTAAACCGCCCGGGCGAGATCTGGACCGAAACCCTCGGCGGTGCGATCGAGCGCCACGCCTGCGCCGCGCTTAGCGAGCCGGTGCTGATGCGGCTTGCGCGGCAAATCGCCGCGCGCAGCTCACAGGGGATCAGCCGGGAGCACCCGCTGCTCGCCGCGAGCCTGCCAGACGGCGCGCGGGTGCAGGTTGTCGCGCCGCCTGCGACCCGCGGCTACCTCGCGATGGCGATCCGCAAGCATGTCGCGGCGAAGCTCTCGCTCGCCGATTACGCAGCGGAAGGTGCGTTCGATGGGCTTGAGCCTGCCGCGCATGACTTGGGCACCGCGCCCCGGTTCCGCAGTATCGGGGGCGGCGAAGCACTTCCGTTCATCGCCGACGCGGTACAGCAGAGGCGCAATGTGTTGATCTCGGGCGGCACCTCGACGGGCAAGACGACTTTCCTCGGCGCCCTGCTGCGCGAGATACCCGCGGACGAGCGCCTGATCCTGATCGAGGATACGCCCGAACTCGACATCACCCACGACAATGCGGTCGGCCTGCTAGCCGCGCGCAGCGCTCTTAGCGAGACTTCGCTCAGCGCTGAGGATCTGCTGATCGCCGCTCTGCGAATGCGGCCCGACCGAATTATCCTTGGTGAGTTGCGCGGGAAGGAGGCTTACACCTTCCTGCGTACTGTCAACACCGGACATCCCGGCTCGATGACCACGATCCACGCGGACTCGCCGATGCGGGCGATAGAGCAGCTTGCCCTGCTGGTCCTTCAATCAGGCGCGCAGCTGCGCTGGGATGACGTGCTGAATTATGTGCGATCGAGCATCGACGTGTTCGTCCAGCTCGAACGCAGCGGCGGCCGCCGCCGGGTCAGCGAAGTAATGGTGCGGGAATGA